In Nocardioides daphniae, the DNA window GCGCGGTGGTGTCGACCTTGACGCCGTCCAGCACCTGTACGCCCCCGACATGGGCCCCTTCTTCGTGCCGACCGCCGCGGTCGCGGTGGAGAACACCCACAACTTCGCCGGCGGCACCGTCACCCCGGTCGAGGACCTGCAGGCCCTGCGCGCCTGGGCCGACGAGGTCGGCTGCGCGGTCCACCTGGACGGTGCCCGCATCTGGAACGCCCACGTGGCCACCGGCACCCCGCTGCGTGACTACGGCGCCGTCGCCGACGTGATGGCGGTCTGCCTCTCCAAGGGGCTGGGCGCCCCGATCGGCTCGCTGCTCGTCGGCTCGGCCGACGCGGTCGCCGAGCGCGGTGTGGCGCAAGCGGATGGGCGGCGGCATGCGGCAGGTCGGCGTGCTCGCTGCCGCCGGGCTGCACGCCCTCGACCACCACGTGGAGCGGCTGGCGACCGACCACGCCCACGCCCGGCTGCTCGCCGAGGCCTGCGGCGTCGACCCGGCGGGGGGACACCAACATCGTCGTGCTCGAGCACGCCGACGCCGCCGGCTTCGTGGCAGCGGCGGCACGCGAGGGCGTACGCGTCTCGGCGGTCGGGCCGCGCACCGTGCGCCTGGTCACCCACCTCGACGTCGACGAGGCCGACGTGAAGCGGGCGGCCGAGGTGCTGGCGCGTCTGGCGGAGCTGCCCGGGCGGGGCTAGCCTCGACCTGTGGCACGTATGCGCGGTCAGCTGCGGATCGCTCGTCCGCGCGAGGTGGTCTTCGACGCCGCGGTGGACGAGCCGTCGTGGAATCCCGCCATCTCGTCGGTGGAGTGGCTGACCCCGCCACCGGTGGGTGCGGGATCGAGGTATCGCGCCGTCTTCGGTAAGCGCTGGGTGACCGACGTCGAGCTCGTCGAGCTCGAACGGCCCCATCTGCTGCGCAGTCGGAGCACGAGCTCCTGGTTGTGGAGCGACGGACCGCTCACGTTCCGGGAGGAGGGACCGGGCGTCACCGTCATGAGCTGGGACTGGGAGTACCGCCTGCTCGGGCGAGCCCGCGTGCTCGCGCCGCTCTTCCGCCTCGTCGGAGGGCGCTGGGAGCGGGCCAACTGGAAACGGATGCGCGACCACGTCGAGCGCCAGGAGCCCTGACCCTTGTTGTCGGTGGCGACAGGTCAGCTGCGGCGCACCAGGGCCGAGGCGTCGAGCCGGTCCATCACCTTCGGCAGCTGCCGCACCACCTGGGCCAGGTCGCGCAGCTCCGAGCCGAGCAGCGCCTGCGGGCCGTCGCACAGCGCCGTCTCGGGCGTGGGGTGCACGTCGACGATGACCCCGTCGGCGCCGACCGCGATCGAGGCCCGGGTCAGCGGGACGACCAGGTCCTTGCGCCCGGCCGCGTGCGAGGGGTCCACGATGATCGGCAGGTGGCTGAGC includes these proteins:
- a CDS encoding SRPBCC family protein, which codes for MRGQLRIARPREVVFDAAVDEPSWNPAISSVEWLTPPPVGAGSRYRAVFGKRWVTDVELVELERPHLLRSRSTSSWLWSDGPLTFREEGPGVTVMSWDWEYRLLGRARVLAPLFRLVGGRWERANWKRMRDHVERQEP